A genome region from Bacteroides stercoris ATCC 43183 includes the following:
- a CDS encoding hybrid sensor histidine kinase/response regulator transcription factor gives MMKPVLLLALLWTFISPLHAQIANRINFIHLGVNEGLSQNTVFDITQDKQGNMWFATYDGLNRYDGYDFTVYQNDEQNPYSIGSNIIRVCTTDSQGRLWAGTQEGLSLYDAEQDKFYNYTYQKNKKNTPITNIVEVDEHRLFLFTDGNDKQLLLFDTETRRFSNAPLHPSLSSVSPTTISRQGDNIYIGSYQGIFIYSIPHNTLEHIMPDELQGKQILAILQQSPICLWIGTEGNGLYKINPQSKEITNYVHIPGKKGSISSNYIRSLTLDSQNVLWIGSINSLNIYNEATDSFDNYTSNSEINGSLSQTSVRDIFMDSQKGMWLGTYYGGLNYYHPLKNRFHSILPVTKGSLLSHNTIECIKEDSQKGLWIGTNNGGINYYNPQTHQITNYTQKEGLASNDIKAIYIDDTQNLVYIGTHTGGLSILHRNSGRIETFNSRETRNLYDIEPAVNGDLWLTGMSDLLRFNPRQKTFTPVTSLSNGQPLGLDEFKYILRDSKQRLWLSGEKGLDIYTEHENGLSVCPLLPKACPIKHKAINVIYEAYNGIFWIGTRSGLFRFDEARKEYKQYTVADGLPNNVIHGILEDEYGKLWLSTNKGLSCFHPETEKFRNYTNNDGLQSNQFTNNAYYRTAEGQMYFGGINGITTFHPEQIVDNPYTPPVLITKLHLFNQTVFPNDGTGILQNSISNTKSITLSSKQSMFSLDFVVSNYISGNQNTFAYMLKGYDRDWYYSNVLRTVSYSNLPAGTYHFLVKAANSDGKWNETPTELEIVVLPVWYKTWWASLLFATAFVSVTVFIFRYFWMRKSMEAQLKMERMDKERQKEVNEMKLRFFINISHELRTPLTLILAPVQEMLDKVSDRWLHKQLEYVQKNTNRLLHLVNQLMDYRRAELGVFNLKVRPNPIHNVIEKDFSFYERLAQRKQIAYNLHSNAEGREILCDPDYMELIVNNLLSNAFKYTGEGKSITVTLKEENHELLLQVKDTGDGIPFDKQGKIFERFYQIDNEHLGSGIGLSLVQRLVDLHHGRIELESEEGAGSTFSVYLPTEESAYLPEERQTAPDSTEEQRVYTTNDRNMYVIDTEEEEITEETTVKEEQRQETILIAEDNTDIRQYLCEELGKSYHILQASNGEEALAILKEQDTDLILTDVMMPVMDGLQLCKQIKQSLRTCHIPVIILSAKTDLKEQLEGLQVGADDYIPKPFSMAMVAAKIKNLFRTRHRAIEHYSHSLEIEPEKVALNPLDEELLKKAMAIVEKNLDNVEFSTNDFAREMCMSRSNLHIKMKALTGESTNDFIRKMRFNQACKLLQEGRHTVSEISGIVGFNTPSYFATSFKKYFGCLPSEYGK, from the coding sequence ATGATGAAACCCGTTCTATTACTCGCATTGCTTTGGACATTCATATCTCCACTTCATGCTCAAATTGCCAACCGCATAAATTTTATTCACCTCGGAGTAAACGAAGGACTGTCGCAAAATACAGTTTTCGACATCACTCAGGATAAGCAGGGCAATATGTGGTTTGCCACTTACGACGGACTGAACAGATACGACGGTTACGATTTTACCGTATACCAAAATGACGAACAGAATCCATACAGCATCGGCAGCAATATAATCAGGGTATGCACAACCGATTCGCAAGGACGGCTATGGGCAGGCACACAAGAAGGGTTGTCACTCTATGATGCAGAACAGGATAAATTCTATAATTATACCTATCAGAAAAATAAAAAGAACACACCAATTACCAATATCGTGGAAGTCGATGAACACCGGTTATTTCTGTTCACCGACGGTAATGACAAGCAACTTCTGCTTTTTGATACCGAAACCCGCCGGTTCTCAAACGCTCCCCTGCATCCTTCGCTCTCATCCGTGTCTCCCACAACCATCTCCAGACAAGGAGACAATATATACATAGGAAGTTATCAAGGAATATTCATCTACTCGATTCCACACAACACCCTTGAACATATAATGCCTGATGAACTGCAAGGCAAACAGATTCTCGCCATTCTGCAACAATCCCCAATCTGCCTGTGGATAGGAACAGAGGGAAACGGACTGTACAAAATCAACCCGCAAAGCAAAGAAATAACCAACTACGTCCATATTCCCGGAAAAAAAGGAAGCATCAGTTCCAACTACATCCGCTCACTGACACTCGATTCCCAAAACGTCCTATGGATAGGCAGCATCAATTCTTTGAACATCTACAATGAAGCAACCGATTCTTTCGACAACTATACCAGCAATTCGGAAATCAACGGCAGCCTTTCACAAACATCCGTCCGTGACATCTTTATGGACTCTCAAAAAGGAATGTGGTTAGGCACATACTACGGTGGGTTAAACTATTATCACCCGTTGAAGAACCGTTTTCATAGCATCCTGCCTGTAACAAAAGGGAGTTTGCTGAGCCACAATACCATTGAATGTATTAAAGAGGACTCCCAAAAAGGACTTTGGATAGGTACCAACAACGGCGGCATAAACTACTACAACCCGCAAACACATCAAATTACAAATTACACGCAGAAAGAAGGACTGGCTTCCAATGACATAAAAGCCATATATATAGATGATACCCAGAATCTGGTCTATATCGGTACTCATACCGGCGGACTCAGTATCCTGCACCGCAATTCCGGCCGTATCGAAACGTTCAATAGCAGGGAAACGAGAAATCTGTACGATATAGAACCGGCTGTCAACGGTGATTTATGGCTGACCGGCATGTCGGATCTTCTACGTTTCAATCCCCGGCAAAAGACATTCACTCCCGTTACCTCCCTGAGCAACGGACAGCCTTTAGGTCTGGACGAATTCAAATATATCCTGCGCGACAGCAAACAACGTCTTTGGCTGAGCGGAGAAAAGGGACTGGACATATATACGGAACATGAAAACGGACTATCGGTATGCCCCCTATTGCCAAAGGCATGCCCCATAAAACATAAAGCTATCAATGTCATTTACGAAGCGTATAACGGAATTTTCTGGATAGGAACACGAAGCGGACTTTTCCGTTTTGACGAAGCCCGGAAAGAATATAAGCAATATACCGTTGCCGACGGACTTCCCAATAACGTCATCCATGGAATATTGGAAGACGAGTACGGCAAACTGTGGCTGAGCACCAACAAAGGACTGAGTTGTTTTCATCCCGAAACCGAAAAATTCCGCAACTACACCAACAATGACGGACTGCAAAGCAACCAGTTTACCAACAATGCCTATTACCGGACCGCAGAAGGACAAATGTACTTCGGCGGCATCAACGGCATTACCACATTCCACCCGGAACAAATAGTAGACAATCCCTATACTCCTCCGGTCCTTATCACAAAATTGCATCTGTTCAATCAGACGGTTTTCCCCAACGACGGCACCGGAATACTACAGAACAGCATCAGCAATACGAAGAGCATCACATTATCGAGCAAGCAATCCATGTTTTCGCTTGATTTTGTCGTGTCAAACTATATATCGGGCAATCAGAACACATTTGCCTATATGCTGAAAGGCTATGACCGGGATTGGTACTATTCCAATGTCCTACGTACCGTATCTTATTCCAACCTGCCGGCAGGAACTTATCATTTCCTTGTAAAAGCCGCCAACAGCGACGGCAAATGGAATGAGACACCTACCGAACTGGAAATCGTGGTACTACCCGTCTGGTACAAGACATGGTGGGCCTCCCTGCTATTCGCCACCGCTTTTGTTTCCGTCACAGTCTTTATATTCCGCTACTTCTGGATGCGCAAAAGCATGGAAGCGCAGCTGAAAATGGAACGTATGGATAAAGAGCGTCAGAAAGAGGTGAATGAAATGAAACTGCGCTTTTTCATCAACATTTCCCATGAATTGCGTACTCCGCTTACCCTTATTCTGGCTCCGGTACAGGAAATGCTGGATAAAGTAAGCGACCGCTGGCTACACAAACAGTTGGAATATGTACAAAAAAACACCAACCGCCTGCTGCATCTGGTTAATCAGCTAATGGACTACCGCCGTGCCGAACTGGGCGTATTCAATCTGAAAGTCAGGCCCAATCCCATACATAACGTAATCGAAAAAGATTTCTCGTTCTACGAACGTCTGGCACAACGCAAGCAGATAGCCTACAACCTCCACTCCAACGCGGAAGGGCGTGAGATTCTATGCGACCCGGATTACATGGAGCTTATCGTAAACAACCTGCTGTCCAATGCCTTTAAATATACCGGTGAAGGCAAAAGCATCACCGTTACATTGAAAGAAGAGAACCATGAATTGCTTCTCCAGGTCAAAGATACGGGAGACGGCATTCCTTTCGACAAACAAGGCAAAATATTCGAACGCTTCTACCAGATAGACAACGAGCATTTAGGCAGTGGTATCGGATTGTCATTGGTGCAACGGCTTGTCGACCTGCACCACGGACGCATCGAACTGGAAAGCGAAGAAGGTGCCGGAAGCACTTTCTCCGTCTATCTCCCGACAGAAGAGTCGGCATATCTTCCGGAAGAGAGACAGACAGCACCCGACTCCACAGAAGAGCAGCGAGTCTACACCACCAACGACCGGAATATGTATGTTATCGACACGGAAGAGGAAGAAATCACGGAAGAGACAACAGTCAAAGAGGAACAACGCCAAGAAACCATTCTGATTGCAGAGGACAATACCGATATCCGCCAATACCTCTGTGAAGAATTGGGCAAAAGTTATCATATATTGCAGGCAAGCAACGGTGAGGAAGCATTGGCCATCCTAAAGGAACAGGATACAGACCTTATACTGACCGATGTCATGATGCCTGTCATGGACGGGTTGCAGTTATGCAAACAGATAAAACAGAGTCTCCGTACCTGTCATATACCGGTCATCATACTCTCTGCCAAAACCGATTTGAAAGAGCAGTTGGAAGGATTACAGGTGGGTGCGGACGACTATATCCCCAAACCTTTCTCAATGGCAATGGTTGCTGCGAAAATCAAGAACCTGTTCCGTACGCGCCACCGGGCTATTGAGCATTATTCGCACTCTTTGGAAATAGAGCCCGAAAAAGTAGCGCTCAATCCGTTGGATGAAGAACTATTGAAAAAGGCAATGGCCATTGTAGAGAAAAACCTGGACAATGTGGAATTCTCTACCAACGACTTCGCACGTGAAATGTGCATGAGCCGTTCCAACCTGCACATCAAGATGAAAGCACTGACTGGAGAATCAACCAACGATTTTATCCGTAAAATGCGCTTTAACCAGGCATGCAAACTATTACAGGAAGGCCGGCATACCGTATCCGAAATCAGTGGAATAGTCGGTTTCAACACCCCGTCCTATTTCGCAACCAGCTTTAAGAAATACTTCGGCTGCCTGCCGTCGGAATACGGGAAATAG